Proteins encoded together in one Schumannella luteola window:
- a CDS encoding aldo/keto reductase, with the protein MQHRTLGRTGIKVSPFALGAMSLGGFGTADRDEATRIIHRSLDAGINFVDTADMYADSEEVVGLALKGRRDDVVLATKFHGPMGEDPNRRGNSRRWIMTAVEDSLRKLQTDRIDLYQVHRPDPSVDIDETLSALTDLVRSGKVRAIGTSSFPASQIVEAQWMSERRGFERFRTEQPTYSILNRSIEGEILPLAQKYGMGTLVYSPLGGGQLTGRYRKGQPIETHRSQMPFSYLRDERRLDVIEQLIPVAEQAGLSLTHLALGFVLAHPGVTSAIIGPRTEAQLDDLLAASEVRLDDATLDAIDAIVAPGTDVTRLDMSYQAPEVLDAGLRRRPLAERSAA; encoded by the coding sequence ATGCAGCACCGCACCCTCGGTCGAACCGGAATCAAGGTCAGCCCCTTCGCGCTCGGCGCCATGTCGCTCGGCGGCTTCGGCACCGCCGACCGCGACGAGGCGACCCGCATCATCCACCGCTCCCTCGATGCCGGCATCAACTTCGTCGACACCGCCGACATGTACGCCGACTCGGAGGAGGTCGTCGGCCTCGCGCTGAAGGGCCGCCGCGACGACGTCGTGCTGGCCACCAAGTTCCACGGCCCGATGGGCGAGGACCCGAACCGGCGCGGCAACTCGCGTCGCTGGATCATGACCGCCGTCGAGGACTCGCTGCGCAAGCTGCAGACCGACCGCATCGACCTCTACCAGGTGCACCGACCCGACCCGAGCGTCGACATCGACGAGACCCTCTCGGCCCTCACCGACCTCGTGCGCTCGGGCAAGGTGCGCGCGATCGGCACGTCGAGCTTCCCCGCCTCGCAGATCGTCGAGGCGCAGTGGATGAGCGAGCGCCGCGGCTTCGAGCGCTTCCGCACCGAGCAGCCGACCTACTCGATCCTCAACCGCTCGATCGAGGGCGAGATCCTGCCCCTCGCCCAGAAGTACGGGATGGGCACGCTCGTCTACAGCCCGCTCGGCGGCGGCCAGCTCACCGGCCGCTACCGCAAGGGGCAGCCGATCGAGACGCACCGCTCGCAGATGCCGTTCTCGTACCTGCGCGACGAGCGCCGTCTCGACGTCATCGAGCAGCTCATCCCCGTCGCCGAGCAGGCGGGGCTGTCGCTGACGCACCTCGCGCTGGGCTTCGTGCTCGCGCACCCGGGCGTGACGAGCGCGATCATCGGACCGCGCACCGAGGCCCAGCTCGACGACCTGCTCGCCGCGAGCGAGGTGCGGCTCGACGACGCGACCCTGGATGCGATCGACGCGATCGTCGCGCCCGGCACCGACGTCACGCGGCTCGACATGAGCTACCAGGCGCCCGAGGTGCTGGATGCCGGCCTGCGCCGCCGCCCGCTCGCGGAGCGCAGCGCCGCCTGA
- a CDS encoding TetR/AcrR family transcriptional regulator, with translation MSASPPVSDSSAPPSTPASARRPRADAQRNLATVVAAAKEVFAESGVDAPMREIAARAGVGVGTIYRHFPQRSDLVKAVFTTEVDAAAADAPAIAAAHSPGDAVAAWLVRYTRFVAAKRGLGAALHSGDTAYAALPDYFLGTLGPVLRGLLDSAEAAGEIRAGIEPEDLLVAVSRLSSGQDAAQSERLVHLLVDGLRYGAGSSR, from the coding sequence ATGTCCGCATCCCCTCCGGTGTCCGACTCGAGCGCGCCCCCGAGCACGCCGGCGTCGGCCCGCCGGCCCCGCGCCGACGCCCAGCGCAACCTCGCGACGGTGGTCGCCGCCGCGAAGGAGGTCTTCGCCGAGAGCGGCGTGGATGCGCCCATGCGCGAGATCGCCGCGCGCGCCGGGGTCGGCGTCGGCACCATCTACCGCCACTTCCCGCAGCGCTCCGATCTCGTCAAGGCCGTCTTCACGACCGAGGTGGATGCAGCGGCCGCCGACGCCCCCGCGATCGCCGCGGCGCACTCCCCCGGCGACGCGGTCGCCGCCTGGCTCGTGCGCTACACCCGCTTCGTCGCCGCCAAGCGCGGGCTCGGGGCAGCGCTTCACTCCGGCGACACCGCCTATGCGGCACTGCCCGACTACTTCCTCGGCACGCTCGGACCGGTGCTGCGCGGCCTGCTCGACAGCGCCGAGGCGGCGGGTGAGATCCGTGCCGGCATCGAGCCCGAGGATCTGCTCGTCGCGGTCTCCCGCCTCAGCTCGGGTCAGGACGCCGCCCAGTCGGAGCGCCTCGTGCACCTGCTCGTCGACGGCCTGCGCTACGGCGCGGGGAGCTCGCGATGA
- a CDS encoding GntR family transcriptional regulator: MSRPRRALIRSSPIPLHEQLARILRGRIVSGDWGPGQRIPSENELALDFGISRMTARQVLVRLSDEGLLRRVQGKGTYVAGDDSSRNGAEDHVGIRARLERQHPDAAVEGIDVARVSAEPDVVRALRLEPTATVHRVSWIRRSGAVPVSAGEIFVPDHPVADIPDDISLARLPPALAAQHGRSVDTVTEVLHAAVSTAPLSDLLGITDGAPLLVVEQTMTAHEAAPVEYSRTFFRGDLVRWETTTHF, encoded by the coding sequence ATGAGCAGGCCGAGACGGGCGCTGATCCGCTCGTCCCCGATCCCGCTGCACGAACAGCTCGCGCGCATCCTCCGCGGCCGCATCGTGAGCGGCGACTGGGGACCCGGCCAGCGCATCCCCTCGGAGAACGAGCTCGCGCTGGATTTCGGCATCAGCCGTATGACGGCGCGCCAGGTGCTCGTCCGGCTCAGCGACGAGGGCCTGCTTCGGCGTGTGCAGGGCAAGGGCACCTACGTCGCCGGCGATGACTCGTCGCGCAACGGGGCCGAGGATCATGTCGGCATCCGCGCACGGCTCGAACGCCAGCATCCTGATGCCGCGGTCGAGGGCATCGACGTCGCGCGTGTCTCGGCCGAGCCCGATGTCGTTCGCGCTCTTCGCCTCGAGCCGACGGCGACCGTGCACCGCGTGAGCTGGATTCGACGGTCGGGAGCTGTCCCTGTCAGCGCAGGCGAGATCTTCGTGCCCGACCATCCCGTCGCCGATATCCCCGACGACATCTCGCTAGCCCGATTGCCTCCCGCCCTCGCCGCTCAGCACGGCCGCAGTGTCGACACCGTCACCGAGGTCCTTCACGCTGCCGTTTCGACCGCGCCGCTGTCCGATCTCCTCGGCATAACCGACGGCGCCCCCCTGCTGGTCGTCGAACAGACGATGACAGCGCACGAGGCCGCGCCGGTCGAGTACAGCCGAACCTTTTTCCGCGGCGACCTGGTCAGGTGGGAGACGACGACGCACTTCTGA
- a CDS encoding GMC family oxidoreductase, protein MRLDRQRTYSDDETVDVVVVGTGAGGAPLLASLATHGLRVVALEAGDNTEPRDHTPDEMLAAQQINWMDDRLSGGADATAFGPNNSGRGVGGSMLHWGAFAPRPDARDLRLRSESGLGRDWPIAHAELTRWIEQVERFVGISGPERYPWDPSRRYEMPPVARNASSTAMLRGAEALGITATDGPVAVATRDREQEHWGLRHACVNAGTCHQGCRTGAKVTMDTSYLPLAVARGAEIRSGAMVVDIETDARGRVSAVVYRRDGALRRQRTAALVLAAGGVETPRLLLHTGLANGSGQVGRNFLAHGATQVWGRYDEDMRAYRGYPSSIITEDLLRPSDADFAGGYLIQSLGAQPQTLATTLARGGGLRGAELMRWMRDYRHLAGVGINAECLPDDGNRLTLSDEIAADGLPRVRVDFSAGENEKRLRAHAIRTMVALVEAAGARETIVLDRTAHTIGTARMGSDPGDSVVDDEGLSWEVPNLWICDNSVFPSALAANPALTIMALSLRTADALRRSAGR, encoded by the coding sequence ATGAGGCTCGACCGCCAGCGCACCTACTCCGATGACGAGACCGTGGATGTCGTGGTCGTCGGCACGGGCGCCGGCGGCGCTCCGCTGCTCGCCTCCCTCGCCACGCACGGTCTCCGTGTCGTCGCCCTCGAAGCCGGCGACAACACCGAGCCGCGTGACCACACCCCCGACGAGATGCTCGCCGCCCAGCAGATCAACTGGATGGACGACCGGCTCAGCGGCGGCGCCGACGCCACCGCCTTCGGCCCGAACAACTCGGGTCGTGGTGTCGGCGGCTCGATGCTGCACTGGGGCGCCTTCGCTCCGCGGCCGGATGCGCGCGACCTGCGACTGCGCAGCGAGAGCGGTCTCGGACGCGACTGGCCGATCGCGCACGCCGAGCTGACCCGCTGGATCGAGCAGGTCGAGCGCTTCGTCGGCATCTCCGGCCCCGAGCGCTACCCCTGGGATCCCTCGCGCCGCTACGAGATGCCTCCGGTCGCGCGCAACGCCTCCTCCACGGCGATGCTGCGCGGGGCCGAGGCCCTCGGCATCACGGCGACCGACGGCCCGGTCGCTGTCGCCACCCGCGACCGCGAGCAGGAGCACTGGGGCCTGCGGCACGCCTGCGTCAACGCCGGAACCTGCCATCAGGGCTGCCGCACGGGCGCGAAGGTCACGATGGACACGAGCTATCTGCCGCTCGCCGTCGCCCGCGGCGCCGAGATCCGCTCGGGCGCGATGGTCGTCGACATCGAGACGGATGCGCGGGGCCGCGTCAGTGCGGTCGTCTACCGTCGCGACGGCGCTCTCCGCCGCCAGCGCACGGCTGCTCTCGTGCTCGCGGCGGGCGGCGTGGAGACGCCGCGTCTGCTGCTGCACACCGGTCTCGCGAACGGCAGCGGCCAGGTGGGCCGCAACTTCCTCGCCCACGGCGCCACCCAGGTGTGGGGGCGCTACGACGAGGACATGCGCGCCTACCGCGGGTACCCCTCGTCCATCATCACCGAGGATCTGCTGCGCCCATCCGATGCCGACTTCGCGGGCGGATACCTGATCCAGAGCCTCGGCGCGCAGCCGCAGACCCTCGCGACGACGCTCGCCCGCGGTGGCGGGCTCCGCGGGGCGGAGCTGATGCGGTGGATGCGCGACTACCGTCACCTCGCCGGCGTCGGCATCAACGCCGAGTGCCTGCCCGACGACGGCAACCGCCTCACGCTGAGCGATGAGATCGCCGCCGACGGCCTGCCGCGCGTGCGCGTCGATTTCAGCGCCGGCGAGAACGAGAAGCGCCTCCGCGCCCACGCGATCCGCACCATGGTCGCGCTCGTCGAGGCGGCGGGGGCGCGCGAGACGATCGTGCTCGATCGCACGGCCCACACGATCGGCACGGCGCGCATGGGCTCCGACCCGGGAGACTCGGTCGTGGACGACGAAGGTCTCAGCTGGGAGGTGCCGAACCTCTGGATCTGCGACAACTCGGTCTTCCCGAGCGCCCTCGCCGCGAACCCGGCTCTGACGATCATGGCGCTGAGTCTGCGCACCGCCGACGCGCTGCGACGCTCGGCGGGGCGCTGA
- a CDS encoding alpha/beta fold hydrolase produces the protein MNAGAPGPSAHADPGRPTLFALHSLGSSAREFDALRAELADEIDVVGLDLPGFGDLSDAEGTAAGTDVDAMARSVVERIATIAPARWMLLGHSMGGKIATVVAARTLRGEAPLFGLAGVVLVASSPPSPEPMDDARRAAMLNWAAEGRVSELHARSFVLADLADSDAADHDALPRPELDRATDDVHRASPEAWRAWLERGSREDWSVAVSGSDLATPSPVPALILAGVADGDLDADAQRRLTAPHFARAEVREIADAAHLIPIEQPAALAAEVRRFWRERAGLGPTVPSDFGRVLASARTTSRTRAALAARALADDPDYAPNVLDTEQLDRLRLLADHLVPQPGPAIDLAARVDAQLATGVGDGWRPADAPSDPEAYRRGLDALADWARIPDADARGEALDRLGEGDLEPWLEDAAVDLTRQWLAHPATMALIGFDGVATGGDTERQSGFAELRADRAESWEPLPDPAARPPGITNGAGRSTTEGEA, from the coding sequence CTGAACGCCGGAGCGCCCGGACCGTCGGCGCACGCCGACCCCGGGCGCCCGACTCTGTTCGCGCTGCACTCGCTCGGCTCGAGCGCCCGCGAGTTCGACGCGCTGCGCGCCGAGCTGGCCGACGAGATCGACGTCGTCGGCCTCGACCTGCCCGGCTTCGGCGATCTCTCCGATGCGGAGGGGACCGCCGCCGGCACCGACGTGGATGCGATGGCGCGGTCGGTCGTCGAGCGCATCGCGACGATCGCCCCGGCGCGCTGGATGCTGCTCGGCCACAGCATGGGCGGCAAGATCGCGACCGTCGTCGCCGCGCGGACGCTCCGCGGCGAGGCCCCGCTGTTCGGGCTCGCCGGCGTCGTGCTGGTCGCGTCGTCGCCGCCGTCGCCGGAGCCCATGGATGACGCCCGGCGTGCGGCGATGCTGAACTGGGCCGCGGAAGGCCGCGTCAGCGAACTGCACGCCCGCAGCTTCGTGCTGGCGGATCTCGCCGACTCCGACGCCGCCGACCACGACGCCCTGCCTCGCCCCGAGCTCGATCGCGCGACCGACGATGTGCACCGGGCGAGCCCCGAGGCGTGGCGCGCCTGGCTCGAGCGCGGAAGCCGCGAGGACTGGTCGGTCGCCGTCTCGGGCTCCGACTTGGCGACCCCGTCGCCGGTTCCCGCGCTGATCCTCGCCGGCGTCGCCGACGGCGACCTCGACGCCGATGCGCAGCGCCGGCTCACGGCGCCCCACTTCGCGCGTGCCGAGGTGCGCGAGATCGCGGACGCCGCCCACCTCATCCCGATCGAGCAGCCCGCGGCGCTCGCCGCGGAGGTGCGCCGTTTCTGGCGTGAACGCGCCGGGCTCGGCCCGACCGTCCCGAGCGACTTCGGGCGCGTGCTCGCTTCGGCCAGGACGACGTCGCGCACGCGTGCGGCGCTCGCCGCGCGCGCCCTCGCCGACGACCCCGACTATGCGCCGAACGTGCTCGACACCGAGCAGCTCGACCGCCTCAGGCTGCTCGCCGACCACCTCGTGCCGCAGCCCGGTCCGGCGATCGACCTCGCCGCCCGCGTGGATGCTCAGCTCGCGACCGGCGTGGGAGACGGCTGGCGTCCGGCGGATGCGCCCTCCGATCCCGAGGCCTACCGTCGCGGACTCGATGCGCTCGCCGACTGGGCGCGCATCCCCGATGCCGACGCCCGCGGCGAGGCGCTCGACCGGCTCGGGGAGGGCGACCTCGAACCCTGGCTGGAGGACGCGGCGGTCGACCTGACGCGGCAGTGGCTCGCGCATCCCGCCACCATGGCTCTCATCGGGTTCGACGGTGTCGCGACCGGCGGCGACACCGAACGCCAGTCGGGCTTCGCCGAGCTGCGCGCGGATCGCGCCGAGAGCTGGGAGCCGCTGCCTGACCCGGCTGCGCGACCACCGGGCATCACCAATGGCGCGGGCCGATCGACGACGGAAGGCGAGGCATGA
- a CDS encoding DJ-1/PfpI/YhbO family deglycase/protease gives MTDSSQLHGKKIAIVVTNYGIEQDELVRPRQAVIDAGGQAVIVAVEQGDVATLVGDKDPGATLAADLTISAADAADFDALIIPGGTINADSLRLENDAIAFVSDFVEAGKPIAAICHGPWALVETGRVSGKTLTSYASLRTDLTNAGATWVDESVHVDREAGWTLVTSRDPDDLDDFTRELVTAFAAA, from the coding sequence ATGACCGACTCCTCGCAGCTGCACGGCAAGAAGATCGCGATCGTCGTGACCAACTACGGCATCGAACAGGACGAGCTGGTCCGCCCCCGCCAGGCGGTCATCGACGCGGGCGGCCAGGCCGTCATCGTCGCCGTCGAGCAAGGCGACGTCGCGACGCTCGTCGGCGACAAGGACCCGGGCGCGACCCTCGCCGCGGATCTGACCATCAGCGCAGCCGACGCCGCCGACTTCGACGCGCTGATCATCCCCGGCGGAACCATCAACGCCGATTCGCTCCGTCTCGAGAACGACGCGATCGCCTTCGTGTCGGACTTCGTCGAGGCAGGCAAGCCGATCGCCGCGATCTGCCACGGACCCTGGGCGCTCGTCGAGACGGGAAGGGTGAGCGGCAAGACCCTCACCAGCTACGCCTCGCTGCGCACCGACCTGACGAACGCCGGCGCCACCTGGGTCGATGAGAGCGTGCACGTCGACCGCGAAGCGGGGTGGACGCTCGTCACCTCGCGCGATCCCGACGACCTGGACGACTTCACCCGCGAGCTCGTGACCGCCTTCGCGGCGGCCTGA
- a CDS encoding SDR family oxidoreductase — MSDQYRFIDPRHAYPVISPPVQQQPEPGLQSQADPVPDLGEETYRGTGRLAGRKALITGGDSGIGGAVAIAYAREGADVVISYLREEQSDADHVLEHIRAAGRIGVGVPGDLSERGFPAELVARAVEELGGLDAVVNVAGRQLWVPDIADLSEEQFEATFRTNVFAAFAIVKAAVPHLAPGSTIINTASAEAYSPAPDRLDYAATKGAINNLSKGMAQQLIERGIRVNVVAPGPTWSVLQVTQGVDPESLPEFGSSEAPIGRAGQPAEIAPAYVYLASGESSFTVGATLSVNGGMITP, encoded by the coding sequence ATGTCCGACCAGTACCGCTTCATCGATCCGCGTCACGCCTACCCGGTGATCTCACCGCCCGTGCAGCAGCAGCCCGAGCCGGGGTTGCAGTCGCAGGCCGATCCGGTTCCCGACCTCGGCGAGGAGACCTACCGGGGGACCGGGCGGCTCGCGGGCCGCAAGGCCCTGATCACCGGCGGAGACTCGGGCATCGGCGGCGCGGTGGCGATCGCCTACGCGCGCGAGGGCGCCGACGTCGTCATCAGCTACCTGCGGGAGGAGCAGAGCGACGCCGATCACGTGCTCGAGCACATCCGCGCCGCCGGACGCATCGGCGTCGGCGTGCCGGGCGATCTCAGCGAGCGCGGCTTCCCGGCCGAGCTCGTCGCGCGCGCCGTCGAGGAGCTCGGCGGGCTGGATGCGGTGGTCAATGTCGCCGGACGCCAGCTGTGGGTGCCCGACATCGCCGACCTCAGCGAAGAGCAGTTCGAGGCGACGTTCCGTACCAACGTCTTCGCCGCCTTCGCCATCGTCAAGGCCGCGGTGCCGCATCTCGCGCCCGGGTCGACGATCATCAACACGGCGTCCGCCGAGGCCTACTCGCCGGCGCCCGACCGGCTCGACTACGCCGCCACGAAGGGCGCCATCAACAACCTCTCGAAGGGGATGGCGCAGCAGCTGATCGAGCGCGGCATCCGCGTCAACGTGGTCGCCCCCGGGCCCACCTGGTCGGTGCTGCAGGTCACGCAGGGCGTCGACCCCGAGAGCCTGCCCGAGTTCGGATCGAGCGAGGCGCCGATCGGCCGAGCCGGCCAGCCGGCCGAGATCGCGCCCGCCTACGTCTACCTCGCCTCGGGGGAGTCGAGCTTCACGGTCGGCGCCACGCTCAGCGTGAACGGCGGCATGATCACGCCCTGA
- a CDS encoding glycoside hydrolase family 15 protein, giving the protein MSARSGSRTSGAGSADATPSSRTPSSTTPSSAPIEDHAALGDGRTVALVDRHGTIDWLPLPGLDDAPVFARLLDEQNGGCIELAPVAEHTMTRRYVPDTNVLETRYETEHGVVRVRDALVTGVAGRLPWAELVRRIEGVEGRVVMQWRVAPGIAFGTRSPWIDSGDAERGVIRAGDLTIGIVTGNVGTPDPVDDSPTDAVGARFRTSPGSVHVLGLSATDDEPLHQPDPLRAGEAIDRTIAAWRTWSKEFGYDGPWRDAVQRSALALKLLIHSPSGAIAAAATTSLPERDAGDKNWDYRFAWVRDLAYTVGALVQFGLREETHAALSWLLRSIKASAPDLHIFYRLDGRVDGEVTEHEDTAGWNGIGPVVTGNPAGAQLQLGVYGDLFGIVRSYIAEAEGNVLDVATGELLADIADRVCDRWRSRDSGMWELPETRHYVSSKMGCWQALDAAIDLAARGQIIDRRDRWEPERERIRSWIDENGWDERRGAYTMWPGSSELDVSVLLHAPSGFDRGERMSRTIDAIDAELGAGGGRLWRYTGMREEEHLFVACGFWATAALACVGRVPEARERMDSLVGDANDVGLLAEMVTVDGAFRGNFPQALSHLALIDAAIKIRDLG; this is encoded by the coding sequence GTGAGCGCACGTTCCGGCAGCAGGACGTCGGGCGCCGGGTCGGCGGACGCGACCCCGTCATCCAGGACCCCGTCATCCACGACCCCATCGTCCGCCCCGATCGAGGATCACGCCGCGCTCGGCGACGGCCGCACGGTGGCGCTGGTGGATCGCCACGGGACGATCGACTGGCTGCCACTGCCGGGCCTCGACGACGCCCCGGTCTTCGCGCGGCTGCTCGACGAGCAGAACGGGGGGTGCATCGAGCTCGCGCCGGTCGCCGAGCACACCATGACCCGACGCTATGTGCCGGACACGAACGTTCTCGAGACCCGGTACGAGACCGAGCACGGCGTGGTGCGCGTGCGCGACGCGCTCGTGACCGGGGTCGCGGGACGCCTGCCCTGGGCCGAGCTCGTGCGGCGGATCGAGGGCGTCGAGGGACGCGTGGTCATGCAGTGGCGGGTCGCGCCCGGCATCGCCTTCGGCACCCGCTCACCCTGGATCGACAGCGGCGACGCCGAGCGCGGCGTCATCCGGGCCGGCGACCTGACGATCGGGATCGTGACCGGCAACGTCGGCACGCCCGATCCCGTCGACGACTCCCCGACGGATGCGGTCGGCGCCCGCTTCCGCACGTCGCCCGGCTCGGTGCACGTGCTCGGGCTCTCGGCCACCGACGACGAGCCCCTGCACCAACCCGACCCGCTGCGCGCCGGCGAGGCCATCGACCGCACGATCGCCGCCTGGCGCACCTGGTCGAAGGAGTTCGGCTACGACGGCCCCTGGCGTGACGCCGTGCAGCGCAGCGCGCTCGCGCTCAAGCTGCTCATCCACTCGCCGTCGGGCGCCATCGCCGCCGCGGCCACCACCTCGCTGCCCGAACGGGATGCCGGAGACAAGAACTGGGACTACCGCTTCGCCTGGGTGCGCGACCTCGCCTACACGGTCGGCGCGCTCGTGCAGTTCGGTCTGCGCGAGGAGACCCATGCCGCGCTGTCGTGGCTGCTGCGTTCGATCAAGGCCTCGGCGCCGGATCTGCACATCTTCTACCGGCTCGACGGGCGGGTGGACGGTGAGGTCACCGAGCACGAGGACACGGCCGGCTGGAACGGCATCGGCCCGGTCGTGACAGGCAACCCCGCCGGCGCGCAGCTGCAGCTCGGCGTCTACGGCGACCTCTTCGGCATCGTGCGCTCGTACATCGCCGAGGCCGAGGGCAACGTGCTCGACGTGGCCACCGGCGAGCTGCTCGCCGACATCGCCGACCGGGTCTGCGACCGCTGGCGCAGTCGCGACAGCGGCATGTGGGAGCTGCCCGAGACGCGCCACTACGTCTCGTCGAAGATGGGCTGCTGGCAGGCGCTCGACGCTGCGATCGATCTCGCCGCGCGCGGTCAGATCATCGATCGCCGCGACCGCTGGGAGCCGGAACGCGAGCGCATCCGCTCCTGGATCGACGAGAACGGCTGGGATGAGCGCCGCGGCGCCTACACGATGTGGCCGGGCTCGAGCGAACTCGACGTGTCGGTGCTGCTGCACGCGCCGAGCGGCTTCGACCGCGGCGAGCGGATGTCGCGCACGATCGACGCGATCGACGCCGAGCTCGGTGCCGGCGGCGGTCGGCTCTGGCGCTACACCGGCATGCGCGAGGAAGAGCATCTCTTCGTCGCCTGTGGCTTCTGGGCGACGGCGGCGCTCGCCTGCGTCGGCCGGGTGCCCGAGGCGCGGGAGCGCATGGACTCGCTCGTCGGCGACGCGAACGACGTCGGGCTGCTCGCCGAGATGGTGACGGTCGACGGGGCCTTCCGCGGCAACTTCCCCCAGGCGCTGAGCCATCTGGCGTTGATCGACGCCGCCATCAAGATCCGCGATCTGGGCTGA
- a CDS encoding NAD(P)/FAD-dependent oxidoreductase: protein MADTRFDYLIVGGGMVADAAARGIRELDDAGTIGILSADVDPPYTRPALSKKLWTDPDFEWDQVPLNTVDETGATLRLNTQVTALDRAGKTVTADDGAVVGYGRLLLATGSVPHELDAPDDERIIHFRSAEDCLRLRGELSPGARVVVVGGGYIGAELAAALVQNRARVTLVHPDEVLGGSTFPPAVATTYEKLFADGGVSLRGGRRVEQVTLDGDALAVHLDDGSALGADLVVAGLGVAPATALAEESGLEVDDGVVVDARLRTADASVWAAGDIARYPDAILGRTRVEHVDHATESGRAAGRAMAGADETYTHTPFLYSQVFGVRWEAVGALDAGLDTVEDWIEPDEQAVVYYLDDVGTPVGVLLWAIEDRTDAARALLADPPASRDELIGAIRP, encoded by the coding sequence ATGGCTGACACGCGCTTCGACTACCTCATCGTCGGCGGCGGGATGGTCGCCGACGCTGCCGCCCGCGGCATCCGCGAGTTGGACGACGCCGGCACGATCGGCATCCTCAGCGCCGACGTCGATCCGCCCTACACGCGGCCTGCGCTCTCGAAGAAGCTCTGGACCGATCCCGACTTCGAGTGGGACCAGGTTCCGCTGAACACCGTCGACGAGACCGGCGCGACCCTGCGCTTGAACACGCAGGTCACGGCCCTCGATCGCGCCGGGAAGACCGTGACCGCCGATGACGGCGCGGTGGTCGGCTACGGCCGGCTGCTGCTCGCCACCGGCAGCGTGCCGCACGAGCTGGATGCGCCGGATGACGAGCGGATCATCCACTTCCGCTCGGCCGAGGACTGCCTGCGCCTGCGCGGCGAGCTCTCGCCGGGCGCGCGCGTCGTGGTGGTCGGCGGCGGCTACATCGGCGCCGAGCTGGCCGCTGCCCTCGTGCAGAATCGGGCGCGGGTCACGCTCGTGCACCCCGACGAGGTGCTGGGCGGATCGACGTTCCCGCCCGCCGTCGCGACGACCTACGAGAAGCTGTTCGCCGACGGCGGGGTGTCGCTGCGCGGCGGACGCCGCGTCGAGCAGGTGACCCTCGACGGCGACGCGCTCGCCGTGCATCTCGACGACGGCAGCGCTCTCGGTGCCGACCTGGTCGTGGCGGGGCTCGGCGTCGCGCCGGCGACCGCGCTCGCCGAGGAGTCGGGGCTCGAGGTGGACGACGGCGTCGTGGTGGATGCGCGGCTGCGCACCGCCGACGCGAGCGTGTGGGCGGCCGGCGACATCGCCCGCTACCCCGATGCGATCCTCGGCCGCACGCGCGTCGAGCACGTCGACCACGCCACCGAGTCCGGCCGGGCCGCCGGGCGCGCGATGGCCGGCGCCGACGAGACCTACACGCACACGCCGTTCCTGTACTCGCAGGTCTTCGGCGTGCGCTGGGAGGCCGTCGGAGCGCTCGACGCCGGACTCGACACCGTCGAGGACTGGATCGAGCCGGACGAGCAGGCGGTCGTCTACTACCTCGACGACGTCGGCACGCCGGTCGGCGTGCTGCTCTGGGCGATCGAGGATCGCACGGATGCGGCGCGCGCCCTGCTCGCCGACCCGCCGGCATCGCGCGATGAGCTCATCGGCGCGATCCGCCCGTGA
- a CDS encoding Dps family protein yields the protein MTDTLDQTTQTQDNAHSATAPGDAGARSSRRENAEHGFTASDELITALQRVHVDLIELHLQGKQAHWNVVGKNFRDLHLQLDEIVEDAREFSDTVAERLRALHAVPDGRSDTIAATTSLPNYPHGEVDTADTVDLITQRLEATVATMREVHDTVDDADPTSADILHGIIERLEQLAWMVSAENRTPSA from the coding sequence ATGACCGACACCCTCGACCAGACCACGCAGACCCAGGACAACGCCCACTCCGCGACGGCCCCCGGCGATGCCGGTGCCCGCAGCAGCCGTCGCGAGAACGCCGAGCACGGCTTCACCGCCTCCGACGAGCTGATCACCGCCCTCCAGCGCGTGCACGTCGACCTGATCGAGTTGCACCTGCAGGGCAAGCAGGCCCACTGGAACGTCGTCGGCAAGAACTTCCGCGACCTGCACCTTCAGCTCGACGAGATCGTCGAGGACGCCCGCGAGTTCAGCGACACCGTCGCCGAACGCCTGCGCGCGCTGCACGCCGTTCCCGACGGGCGCAGCGACACGATCGCCGCGACCACCTCGCTGCCGAACTACCCGCACGGCGAGGTCGACACGGCCGACACCGTCGACCTCATCACCCAGCGCCTCGAGGCCACGGTCGCCACGATGCGCGAGGTGCACGACACGGTCGACGACGCCGACCCGACCAGCGCCGACATCCTGCACGGCATCATCGAGCGCCTCGAGCAGCTGGCCTGGATGGTCAGCGCCGAGAACCGCACGCCGTCGGCCTGA